CGAACGGGTCGCCGAACTCCTGGAGCGCGCGCTGGAGATGTGGCACGGCGAACCACTGACCGGGCTGACCGGGGCCTGGGCGCGGGCGACCCGGGACACGCTGGCGAGCGAACACGCCGGCGCCCTGCTGCACAGCCACGAGGTGCAGCTGCGCCGGGGACGCCATGCGGAGATCCTGCCCCGGCTGCGCGAACTGGCCGCCGACCGTCCGCTGAACGAACGGATGGCCGGGCAGCTGCTGACCGCGCTGTACCGGTCCGGGCTCCAGGCCGAGGCGCTCCTCCACTACGACGGCATCCGCAAACGTCTCGCCGAGGACCTGGGCGTCGACCCGGGGCCGGAGCTGCGGGCGCTCCACCGGCTCATCGTCACCAACGACCCGACGGTCGCCGCACCTTCACCGAAACGGCCCGCGGCACCGGCCGAACTGCCGCACGACGCCGCCGGTTTCGCGGGCCGCGCCGATGAACTCGCGAGGTTGCACGCCCTGCTGCCGCCCGGGCCGGACCCGGTGCAGGGGGCGGAGCAAAGCCCGGAGCCTGCCAGCACCGTGGTCATCTCCGCGATCGGCGGCGCCGCCGGCATCGGCAAGACCGCGCTGGCGGTGCACTGGGCCCACCAGGTGCGGGCCCGCTTCCCGGACGGCCAGCTGTACGTCAACCTGCACGGCTTCGACCACGACCGTCCGCCCCTCGCGCCGGGCGAGGCCCTGGAACTGCTGTTGCGGAGCCTGGGCCTTGAGGTGTCGGAGATCCCCCTGACCGAGGAGGCACAGTCCCGCGCCTACCGGAGCCTGCTGGCCGGCCGGCGCCTGCTCGTCCTGCTCGACAACGCGGCCTCCGCGGAGCAGGTACGTCCGCTGCTGCCCGGCAGCTCGTCCTGCTGTGTCGTCGTGACCAGCCGCAACCGGCTCGGCGACCTCGTCGCCCGCGACGGAGCACACGCCCTGGCGCTGGACCTGCTGCTGCCGGCCGAGGCCCGCGCGCTGCTGAGCGAGGCGCTCGGCCCGGACCGGCTCGCCGCGGAACCGCCCGCGGTGGTCACCGAGTTGATCCGGCTGTGCGGCAGCCTGCCGCTGGCCCTGCGGGTGGCCGCCGCACGGCTGGCCGGCGATCCGGGGCTGCGCGTGGCCGACCTGGTCGCCGAACTGTCGGAGGGCAGCCGGCTCCAGGCTCTGGCCCCGGACGACGAGGGCAGCTCACCCTTGCGCACGGCATTCGCGGCGTCGTACCGGAGGCTGTCGGACCGGGCACGGCTACTGTTCCGGCTGCTCGGGCACTTTCCCCGGGGGGAGTTCACCGCCGAGGCCGGCGCGGCCCTCCTGGACGACTCGCCGACGCAGGCCCGGCGGCTGCTCGGCAGTCTGGCGGCGGCGCATCTGATCGAACCCGCGACGGCGGGCCGGTACCGGTTCCACGACCTGCTGCGTGAGTACGCGCAGGAGATCGCGCAGGCGGAGGACTCGGCGGCGGACCGGGCGGCGGCGTGGGAACGCCTGCTGCTCTGGTACCTGCACGCCGCTCGATCCGCGGCGGGGACCGGCCTCTTCCCGGAGCTGCCCGGCGAGCTCGACCGCGGTGACCGCCGGGGCATGCCCTCCGCCGCCGAGGCCGCGCAGTGGCTCCAGGCCGAGCAGGCGAACCTGCTGGCGGTCATCCACCGTGCGGCCCGCCACGGTCCGCGGCCCGTCGCCTGGTACCTGACGGCGGCACTGTTCGGCTACTTCTGGCTCCATCTGCCGCGAACGCCCTGGCAGTCCACGGCCCGGACGGTACTGGAGGCGGCCGTCGCCGAGGACGACCTGCCCGGGCAGGCGGCCATGCACCACCACCTGGGAGTGATCTGGTGGGACAGGGGCCACGTCAAACAGGCCATGGCGCATCACACGCGTGTCCTGGAGATCAGCCGGTCCATCGGCTGGGCGGCGGGCGAGGTGGCGGGGCTCGGCGGCACCGGCGCCGTGGAATGGAGCATGGCCCAGCTCGACAGCGCCTACGAGCACGCCACGGCCGGCCTGCGCATCAACCGTGAGGCCGGGTACGACTACGCCGAGACGTTCGGGTTGATCATCCTGGGCGCGACCTGCCGGGATCTGGGCCGGCTGCACGAGGCCGCCGGCCACCTCGAACTGGCGATCCGCCGGAACGTGGGGGCTTCCTGGTGGGACGAGAGCCTGGCGCTCCAGATCCTGGGCTCGGTGTACTGGGAGCTCGGCCGCCTGACCGACGGCCTCGACGTCCTCGGTCCCCAGGTGGCCGCCGAGGAGAGGCGCGGCTACAGCAATGAGCGGGCCATGATGCTGGACGCCCTGGCGAGGATCAACATCGAGTTCGGCAACCACGACGAGGCACTGCTCCAGGCCGAGCGCGCCTTCGTCCTGGTCAAGCCCTCGGGACGGCACTGGGTCCGGGCGAACATCCTCAACACGGTCGCCGCCGCCCACGGAAGACTCGCGGACGTCGACCGATCGCTCCGGACGCACGGGCAGGCACTCGCCCTGGCCCGGGAGGCGAAACACCGCCGCACCGAGGCCCACGCCCTGCTGGGCCTGTCCCACACCCACCAGCAGCTGGGCCGCTACGAGGAGTCCCGCGCCCTCGCCCACCAGGCACTGGCCGTGGCCCGCGACCACTCCTTCGGCGTGCTGGAGGGCCTTGCCCTGACCGCCCTGTCGGCGACCGCCCGGTCGGAAGGGGCGGATGCCATGGCCGTCGAGGTCGGCACCGAGGCGCTCGCCGTCCACCGCCGCACCGGCCACCGGCTCGGCGAGGCCCGCACGCTGCTGGTCCTCGGCATGCGGCAGCAGGCCCTGGAGATCTTCGCGGACGTCGGCGTGCCCGCACAGGAGTAGAAAGCCCGCGGGCCCCGCACCGGTTGCTTCCGGTGCGGGGCCCGCGGCCGATGTACCGCTGGGGGTCGGCTCAGATGAGGCCGAGCGAGCGGACCGCCTCGCGCTCCTCCGCCAGCTCGGCGACGGAGGCGTCGATGCGGGTGCGGGAGAACTCGTTGATCTCCAGGCCCTGGACGATCTCGTACCGGCCGTCCTTGGTGGTGACGGGGAAGGAGGAGATGAGGCCCTCCGGCACGCCGTAGGAACCGTCGGACGGGATACCCATCGACACCCAGTCGCCGTCGGCGGTGCCGTTGACCCAGGTGTGGACGTGGTCGATGGCGGCGTTGGCGGCGGAGGCCGCGGAGGAGGCGCCGCGGGCCTCGATGATCGCCGCACCGCGCTTGGCGACGGTCGGGATGAAGTCCTCGGCGAGCCACTTCTCGTCGTTCACGACCTCGGCGGCGTTCTTGCCGGCGATGGAAGCGTGGAAGATGTCCGGGTACTGCGTGGCGGAGTGGTTGCCCCAGATCGTCAGGCGCTTGATGTCGGCGACCGTCGAGCCCGTCTTCTTCGCGAGCTGGGTCAGCGCGCGGTTGTGGTCGAGGCGGGTCATCGCGGTGAAGCGCTCGGCCGGTACGTCCGGCGCGGCGGCCTGCGCGATGAGCGCGTTGGTGTTGGCCGGGTTGCCGACGACGAGGACCTTGATGTCGTCCGCGGCGTGGTCGTTGATGGCCTTGCCCTGGGGCTTGAAGATGCCGCCGTTGGCCTCCAGCAGGTCACCGCGCTCCATGCCCTTGGTGCGGGGGCGGGCGCCGACGAGGAGGGCGACGTTGGCGCCGTCGAAGGCGACGTTCGGGTCGTCGCTGATGTCGATGCCCTCAAGAAGCGGGAACGCGCAGTCGTCGAGCTCCATGGCCGTGCCCTCGGCCGCCTTGAGCGCCGGCGTGATCTCGAGAAGTCGCAGCCTGACCGGCACGTCCGCGCCGAGCAGCTGGCCGGAGGCGATGCGGAAGAGCAGGGCGTAACCGATCTGGCCGGCCGCGCCGGTGACGGTGACGTTCACGGGAGTGCGGGTCATGGCGTTCTCCGTATGACAGCTGGCGGTGGGGCGTCTCTGCCCCCGGGGTGCGGGACCTAGGCCCTGTCGACCTAGAGATGATCGATCTCTTGGCGTCGAGAGATCCACCGGTCAGGCTATCGCGCATCCGGGATCCCGCACGGCCGGGTCCGTGTGGCCCACCCCACAGGACGACCGCGGGCGCACAAAAGGGGGCGGCCGCCCGGTTCGGGAGAGGTAAACCCGGGCGGCCGCCTGTGGGGGTACCGATGCCGGACTCCCGTGGGGGTACGGTGCGCGTGCCCACTTTGCGCGGTGGCATTCCTGCCCCACCGGAATTCTTTTCGCCCGCGCGGGCGAGCCGCGGCGACTGGACGGCGAGGGCTCGCACACGGCGTGGACGACCCCTGGAACGCGAACGGTGACCGAAGGGGCCGCGCCCCCTCGGTCACCTCACCATCGGCCTCGGCGGCGCCCCGCTACTGCGTGCAGCCCTCCGGACCCGCAGCCAGCGTCGCGCAGGCGATCGCCTCGCCCGCGTCCTTCACGGCCACCATCGGCGTGTACGCGATCGTGTCGCCGGCGACCGTGATCGAACCGGTCTCCTTCGCCTTGCCCGCCGTCACGGCCACCTCGTCGCCCTGCGCGGCCTGCGTGACACGTCCCCACGCCGCACCGCACGTCTTGCTGTAGCGCACCTCGACCACGGCCGTGCCGACGGTCGCGGTCGCGGCGGTCGTCACGAGGTCACCGCTGCACCCCATGGCCTCCGCGTCCTTGCCGGTGCAGGAGGCGCCGCTGCACTTCACGCCGGGCGGCAGGTCGGTGTCGGCCGAGGCGGTCGGCGAGGGCGACTTGGCCGCCTCGTCGTCCTTCTTGCCGCTGCCGCCGTCGGTGAAGTAGAACACCGCGGCGATCACGACGAGGACCCCGACGACTCCCGCGAGGAACATCGTCAGCCGGCGCTTCCCGCCGCCCCCGCCGGAGGACCCGGCCCCCGGACGCGGCCCCTGCGGCGGCTCGCCGTACGGACTCGGCGTCCCCGGTGTCCACGCGGGCCCCGACTCCGCGGCGGACGGCCCGGACACACCGGAGGCGCCGGACGCACCGGTCGCTCCAGCGGCACGGCCGCCGCTGCCCGTCGGCGACGGCCCCCGATACCCCGCGAGGCCCCACGAGTTGGCCCCGGAGGCCTCGGCGTCCCGGGCGTCACCCCCGCCGGCACCCCGTACGGGGGCGTCCCGGACCGAGGAGTCGCGGGTCTCGGGCGCCGTGGGCTGCACCGGCACGGACGGCGGCACGGTCGGTGCCACACCGGCCGGACCGGCCACCCCGGGCTTGGGCGCGGTCGTGGCGCTGCCGGCGCGGTGCGCGCCCTTGCCCGCCTTCGCGCCGCCCTTGGCGTTCGCCGGGGGCGCCCCGAACTCGCTCAGGGCCGCGCGGGCCTGGGAGATCCGGATGGCCTCCATGGTCATGTCGTGACGCATCTCCGAACGGCTCCACGCACGCTCGGCGAGCTCCCACATGGTCGTCAGATGAACCGGATTCGTACCCGTGACCTCGGCGAGCGCCACGATCGCGCCCTTGGGCGCGAGCAGCCGCCCGTTCAGGTACCGCTCCCAGGACGTCTTGCTGTATCCCGTGCGGTCGGCCAGCGCCGCGATGCTCAGACCACTGCGGTCCACGAGCCGACGCAACTGGCTCGCGAACTCCCTGACCTGCGGATCCAGTTCATCCGGCAAGGCCCTCCAACGAGGCATTGCTTCCCCCCTCTTCCCCCCGGTTCGTGCTGGTGTTTCACGCGATCCCCCGCGCGTGGTGCCCTCTGCCGAGTCCCCGATGTGGCTACCCAAAGGGATGCGCCCAGTAAGGATCTCAGTTCCCGGGGTGGGGGCGCACGGGAGCATCGGGACTGTGGGCATGCACCGTCGCACGCCCGTAGGACAGCGTCCAGTGTTCCACCGGCTTCCCTTGCCGACGGACACAACCCTGGCAGTAAGCCCTTACAGACAAGCGGGACGCCCCGGACGTCCCGATCGACCACGCTAGCCCGCTCGCTGACCGAATTCCTTGCAAATCCGCGAACTTGTCAACACATCGACACACAGAAGGCACATAGGCGATCACTCGCGCAACATGTCTGACATTCGGGCAAGTCGGACCCGGCCGCCCCGGCGGGCTCACCCCAGCGCAACGGCCCCGATCACGACCGCCAGCACCAGGAACACGGCGAGCCCTACGGCCACCATCAGCAGCCGGCGCGACGGCGGCCCCGACGTCTTGGGCGGCGCGTCCCACCAGGGCAGGGTGGGGTCGTCCTCGTACTCCTCGCCCTCGGTATCCGCACGACCGACGGCCGGCGCCGAGCCCTCGGACCTCTCCGGCACCGTGACCGGCTTGGGCCACGCCTGCACGGCCAGTTCCCAGCGGACCCCGAAGCGCTCCGCCTCGTCCTTGTCGATCCCCGCCACCCGGCACAGCGCGACGACCGCCTGCCGGGGCGGTGGCTGGGTGGCGTTGAGGTACCGCTGCCAGGAGGACTTGCTGTACGCGGTGCGCGCGCCCAGCGCGACCAGGCTCAGGCCCGTACGGTCCTTGAGCTGCCGCAACTGCTCCACGAAGTGCCGCACCTCCGACGGCAGATCGTCGGGCAGCGGCTGCCACGCACCCATCGCTCACCTCCGAACCGGCCCCGATCGGGTGACGACACGACACGGCGCATTGGTTCCCCGGACGTGACCGACGTAGCGGAACGGTCACTTCCGTGCCACAGCGCACTGACAGGCGTTGAACAGCCCCTTCGCCGTGCCCGAGGGTTGACGCGGACGGCGGTCCGTCCTTCCTCGGGGGAGAGGACGGACCGCCGTCATGGCGAACGCTCCTAGTTCTCCACCGTGAAGTGCAGCGCGTCCTTCAGGAACGGCACCGTCAGCAGCGGATTCGGCTGCGCCATCAGCGCCAGCAGCACGATCGCGAGGCCCAGCACGCCGTACGTCACCATGTCGGTGAAGCGGGACCGTACGGCGAGCATGCCGACGCTCGGCAGCAGCCACCGCATCACCGCACCGGCCAGCAGCGCCGAGCCGATCAGCACCGTGCCGACGCGGAACTCGTCGAGTGCGGTGACCAGCAGGCCGACGCCGACGAGTCCGAGGACGACGAGGATCGGCCACTGCCGGGCGGGGGCCGGCAGATCGCCGGACGCCGCGCGGCCGCCGCCCTCGGGGCGTGCCGTGTCACGGGTGAACAGCGGGAAGCGACGGGTGGTCCGGCGGGGCCGGCCCTCCGCGTCGGGCGCGCTCACCGGGTCCCGGACCTCGATCTCCTCGACGTCCTCGGTGGGCCCGGTCTCCTCGGCGTCCTGGATCTCCTGCGCCTTTCCGGCGCCCGGCTCAGCCGACACTGCGCTCCGCCGCCTCGACCACGTTGACCAGCAGCTGCGCCCGGGTCATCGGGCCCACACCGCCGGGGTTCGGAGAGATGAAGCCGGCCACCTCGGCGACGCCGGGGTGGACGTCGCCCACGATCTTGCCGTCGGCGCCCCGCGAGACACCGACGTCGAGGACGGCCGCGCCGGGCTTGACGTCCTCCGGGCGGACCAGGTGGGCGGAGCCCGCGGCGGCGACGATGATGTCGGCGCGGCGCAGGTGCGAGGCCAGGTCACGGGTGCCGGTGTGGCACTGCGTGACGGTCGCGTTCTCGCTGCGGCGGGTCAGCAGCAGCGGCATCGGGCGGCCGATGGTGACACCGCGGCCGACGACCACGACCTCGGCGCCCTTGATCTCCACGCCGTACTGACGGAGCAGGGTGAGGACGCCGTTGGGGGTGCAGGGCAGCGGGGCCGGCTCGTTCAGGACGAGACGGCCGAGGTTCATCGGGTGCAGGCCGTCGGCGTCCTTGTCCGGGTCCATCAGCTCCAGGATGCGGTTCTCGTCGATGCCCTTGGGCAGCGGCAGCTGGACGATGTAGCCGGTGCAGGCCGGGTCCTCGTTGAGCTCGCGGACTACGGCCTCGATCTCCTCCTGGGTCGCCGTGGCGGGCAGTTCGCGCTGGATGGAGGCGATGCCCACCTGGGCGCAGTCGCGGTGCTTGCCCGCGACGTACTTCTGGCTGCCGGGGTCGTCCCCGACGAGGATCGTGCCGAGTCCGGGCGTGACGCCCTTCTCCTTCAGCGCCGCCACGCGGGCGGTCAGGTCCGACTTGATCGCGGCTGCGGTGGCCTTGCCATCGAGAATCTGGGCGGTCATGACTCCCATCTTCCTGGATGACGCCCTCCCGGTTCCAATCCGGGTCCCACGTGGCCTCCGTCACCCCATCCACACCCGTATCCGCCCATGATCAGCGATGTTGCACTTGCACAACACATAGGGAATGCGGCTGGACAAGTAAGAGCAGACTAAAGAACGATGTGACTGCAGTGCCGCGGGGCAGTACCGGGGGGACAAACCGCAACCACAGCTCTCTCCTCCGATCCGTGCCGCGCGTCGTCCCCGCACAGGAGCAGACGGAGGAAAGAGCGCCATGAGTTACGGCGACCCGAACAACCCCTATGGACCCCCGCCCCAGCAACCGCCGGCCGCTCCCGGCTACGGCTACCCGCAGCAGGCTCCCGGAGTCCCGCCGCAGCAGGGCTACGGCTACCCGCAGCAGCCGGGATACCCCGGTTACCCCGGTGGCAACCAGATGGTGCCGCAGTCGATGCCGGGCTTGCTCGTCACCGCCCGCGTGTTTCTGTTCATCATCTCGGCGGTCCAGATCTTGGCGGGCCTCGCCTGGCTCTACGTTGCGGCCATCGCCAACGATGTCTCCGATGCCGCGGACGACCTGAGCTCCTCCTCCGACGACCCGTTCAGCGCGATCGGCGAGGGTGGCGACATCGCAGCAGGCGTTCTCGTACTCATCGCGCTCATCGCGCTCGGCCTCGCGGCGCTGTCCATCACCCTCGGTGTCAAGTTCAGCAAGGGCGGCCAGGGCATCCGGATCACCACGGTGGTCTACGGCGCGCTCGGCACAATCGTCGGGATCATCGGCCTGTTCGTCGGCCTCGACTCGGGTCTGGCCACAGCGGTCATCTTCCCGCTGCTGTGGGTCGTCTTCGGCGGCATCATCACCGCCGCTCCGGTGGTGGCGAGCGGCACGGCGTGGTTCAACCGCCCCCGCTACTGAGCGCACTCAGGCACCCGGCTGGGCTGTGTCACCTCTCCACTCGAGAGGTGACACAGCCCAGTCGGCATTTCAGGACATCTCGCCGAGGCCGGTAACTCGTTTCATATTAAAGGTAACTTGACGTATAACTTTGGCCAGTGATTGGCTCCTGTTGCCGCCGCCTTGACCAGTGCGCGGCCGACGGCCGTACGACCAACGGCTGTCGACACAGTTCAAGGGGACAGGGGCACCATCCGTAGGCCCCTCCCTGTGAAACGGGAGACCACACACTTGAATATGTTCGCGCAGCGCAAGGTCCGCGCCGGCGTCCTGGCCGGGACGTCACTCCTCACCGCGGTCGCCATGCTCTCCACGGCTTCCCCCGCCCTCGCCGAGACGGCGAACTCGGCGGCAGCCAAGTCCGCGTCCGTGGTGGAACGAGCCACCGGCACAGGGGACCTGGCCCTGTCGACCGGCACACCGGACAGCGCGGGCCGCGCCATCACCAGCACCGAGTCGGGCTCCGTGACGGTCACCGCGCCCACCGACTCGCTCGGCTACGTGGAGTCCACCGCGGGCGACGGCACCAAGTTCCGTCTCGACCTGCCCGAGACGAAGAAGGTCAACGGCGTCAAGGCCGGAGCGGGCACCATCGTCTACGAGGACGCTGCCGAATCGACCGACCTCGCGGTTCAACCGACCGCGGACGGCGGCGCCCGCACTCTGGTCACGCTCAAGGACAAGGCCGCACCGAACGAGTACCGCTTCGGTCTCGATCTTCCCTCCGGCACCGAGCTCCTGGAGGACGGTCAGGGCGGGTACCTGATCACCAGGACGGGCAGCAACGGCGCGGTCGTGGTGGGCTCGATCGACGCACCGTGGGCCAAGGACGCCACTGGAAAGGCCGTGCCGACCGCCTACCGCATCGAGGGCGGTTCGCTGGTCCAGAAGGTGACGACCACTGACGCGACGGCCTTCCCCGTGGTCGCGGACCCGAAGGTCAGTGTTGGCTGGAACGTCTACATCAAGTTCAGCAAGGCCGAGGTCAAGGCACTGAAGAGCAAGGTCGCTCACGCCGACACCTCTGTCGCGATGTGCGGTCTGCTCGTCAACCCCGTGGCGTCAGTGGGGTGCGCCGTGCTTGGCGGCACGGTCATCAAGAAGATCCAGGGCGTGTGGGCGTACGCCGCCGCGCACGGGCGTTGCGTGGAGCTCAAGCTGACGTACACCGGCATGTTCGGCGACGTCAAGCACTACAAGTGCTGATGTAATCCCCGCAGTCGGGGATAGGTTCACGCCAATAACTGCAAAGGGCCGTGTCTCACCTGTTCGAGGGGGGCACGGCCCGGCTGCGTCGTCCTACTCTGACGTGGGTAGCCGTCAGGCACGGGGAGACGCACCTTGTACAGCATCATCGTGGTACCTCCGCCGACCACGGAGGACGAGAACCGACGCAGCCAGCACCGGCTGGCGCCCGGCGAACGGCTGGGCTTCGGGCGGGCCGTTTCCGACAACGACCTCACCATCCCGCACGACGGGGTGTCCCGCAGGGCCGGTGAGATCACCGCGCAGGGCGCCTTCTGGATACTGAGCAACCTCAGCCGGGAGCAGACGTACGTCGTCGAGAACCCGGAAGGCGCGGGCGAGCACATCAAGGTGGGGCCGGGGCGGCTGGACGCGCCGATCCCGTTCGAGTTCTCGCGGATCGTGCTGCCCGCGGCCGGCGACCTGCTGGCGATCGAGGTGTGGGCGCCGCGCCACGACTACCTCAGTTCCGAGGGCAGCCCGGACGGGGCGACCACCGCCCCGGCCTTCTCGGTGGACCGTACGAAGCGGTACTTCGCCGTCCTCGCCGCCCTGTGCGAACCGCGCCTGCGCGGTGAACCGCACGCCGCGCTGCCCACCGTCGACCAGGTCGTGGACCGGCTGCGCCCCAACTGGCCCGCGGCTTCGCGCACCTCGGTGCAGTGGAACATCGACTACCTCGCCGTGAAGCTGCGGCTCAAGCCCGGCCCGGAGACGGCGGACACCGGCCCGCGCCTGAACGGCAAGAAGGAGTCACTGGTGTCGCTGGCGCTCCGGTTCGATCTCGTACGGGAGGACGACCTGGTCGTGCTCCGGGAGACCGCGGCCGGCCGGGTCGCCCGGTGACCGAGCCCTACGCCGTGCCGGTGCCCAGGGGGTACCGGGTGGGCGAGTGGGAGGTGCGGGAGCCGATCGCCACGGGCGCGTTCGGGAGTGTGTACGAGGCCAGACGCACCGGGGACGCCGAGGACCTGCCGAGGACCGCGGCCCTGAAGTTCCTGCCCACCGGCACCGGAACGCCCCGCCAGCTCACCCACCTGCGCGAACTCGTCGAGCGCGAGGTCGAGTTGCACCGCCGGCTGAAGCAGCCGCGGCTGATCCGGATGTACGACACCCTCGTCGTCGACGACCCGGCCCGCCCTCCGCTCGACGGCGCCACCGTCCTCGTACTGGAGAAGGCGGAGGGCTCCCTGGCCACGCTGCTGGCGGCGGACCCGCGCCCCGCCGCCGGTCCCGTCCTGCTCGCGCAGATCTGCGAGGGGCTGGCGCAGCTGCATCACGCGGGCTGGGTGCACGGGGACCTCAAACCGGCCAATGTGCTGCTGATGGCGGACGGTTCGGCCCGGCTCGCGGACTTCAACATGGCAGCCGAGCTGGAGGGCACGCACGCGTACACGCCCGCGTTCTCCACGCCCGACTACACCCCGCCGGAGCTGTTGTGGTCGGAGATCGGGGAGCGGGGCCGCCGTATCCGCCCGTCGGCGGACGTCTGGGCCTTCGGGGTCCTCGCGCATCTGCTGCTGACCGGCTCCTTCCCGCTGCCCGGCGGCACCCCGACGGCCCGTCGCGACGCGGCCGCCGCCTATGCGCGCGGCACCGACGACCTGCGGCTGTCCCCCGAACTGCCGGACGTGTGGCGGGAGATCGTCCGTGACTGTCTGACCCGTACGCACGAGGACCGCGTCGGCACCCAGGACCTGCTGCGCCGCGTCGAGGCCGCCGCCGGCACGGGCCGTTCGCCACGCCTGCCCCGGGCCCTCCTGTCGCGCCGCCGCTCCCGCCGAACGTCGGCGCTGGCCGCCGCGAGCGCCGTGATCGCGGTGTCCGCCCTCGGGTACGGCATCAGCAGCTGGGCGGACGGCGGCGGCAGCGGCGGGACGCCGGGCGGCGAGAACACGAAGGTCACGGCCGCCACGTACGGCGCCGCCGAACTCCGTACCGACAAGGGCGTCCCGGTGTCCTACCGGCGTCTCATCGT
The DNA window shown above is from Streptomyces chartreusis and carries:
- a CDS encoding FHA domain-containing protein encodes the protein MYSIIVVPPPTTEDENRRSQHRLAPGERLGFGRAVSDNDLTIPHDGVSRRAGEITAQGAFWILSNLSREQTYVVENPEGAGEHIKVGPGRLDAPIPFEFSRIVLPAAGDLLAIEVWAPRHDYLSSEGSPDGATTAPAFSVDRTKRYFAVLAALCEPRLRGEPHAALPTVDQVVDRLRPNWPAASRTSVQWNIDYLAVKLRLKPGPETADTGPRLNGKKESLVSLALRFDLVREDDLVVLRETAAGRVAR
- a CDS encoding helix-turn-helix domain-containing protein, producing MGAWQPLPDDLPSEVRHFVEQLRQLKDRTGLSLVALGARTAYSKSSWQRYLNATQPPPRQAVVALCRVAGIDKDEAERFGVRWELAVQAWPKPVTVPERSEGSAPAVGRADTEGEEYEDDPTLPWWDAPPKTSGPPSRRLLMVAVGLAVFLVLAVVIGAVALG
- a CDS encoding AfsR/SARP family transcriptional regulator, with product MEIRLLGPVRAWADGAEVDLGRPRQRCVLAVLLMEANRVVPIETLIDRVWGEEPPASVRNVLYGYVGRLKSALREATDPAASGVRLERTSGGYTLRTPPGRVDLYRFRDLVGRARAEEAERAADGDERVAELLERALEMWHGEPLTGLTGAWARATRDTLASEHAGALLHSHEVQLRRGRHAEILPRLRELAADRPLNERMAGQLLTALYRSGLQAEALLHYDGIRKRLAEDLGVDPGPELRALHRLIVTNDPTVAAPSPKRPAAPAELPHDAAGFAGRADELARLHALLPPGPDPVQGAEQSPEPASTVVISAIGGAAGIGKTALAVHWAHQVRARFPDGQLYVNLHGFDHDRPPLAPGEALELLLRSLGLEVSEIPLTEEAQSRAYRSLLAGRRLLVLLDNAASAEQVRPLLPGSSSCCVVVTSRNRLGDLVARDGAHALALDLLLPAEARALLSEALGPDRLAAEPPAVVTELIRLCGSLPLALRVAAARLAGDPGLRVADLVAELSEGSRLQALAPDDEGSSPLRTAFAASYRRLSDRARLLFRLLGHFPRGEFTAEAGAALLDDSPTQARRLLGSLAAAHLIEPATAGRYRFHDLLREYAQEIAQAEDSAADRAAAWERLLLWYLHAARSAAGTGLFPELPGELDRGDRRGMPSAAEAAQWLQAEQANLLAVIHRAARHGPRPVAWYLTAALFGYFWLHLPRTPWQSTARTVLEAAVAEDDLPGQAAMHHHLGVIWWDRGHVKQAMAHHTRVLEISRSIGWAAGEVAGLGGTGAVEWSMAQLDSAYEHATAGLRINREAGYDYAETFGLIILGATCRDLGRLHEAAGHLELAIRRNVGASWWDESLALQILGSVYWELGRLTDGLDVLGPQVAAEERRGYSNERAMMLDALARINIEFGNHDEALLQAERAFVLVKPSGRHWVRANILNTVAAAHGRLADVDRSLRTHGQALALAREAKHRRTEAHALLGLSHTHQQLGRYEESRALAHQALAVARDHSFGVLEGLALTALSATARSEGADAMAVEVGTEALAVHRRTGHRLGEARTLLVLGMRQQALEIFADVGVPAQE
- a CDS encoding helix-turn-helix domain-containing protein, which encodes MPRWRALPDELDPQVREFASQLRRLVDRSGLSIAALADRTGYSKTSWERYLNGRLLAPKGAIVALAEVTGTNPVHLTTMWELAERAWSRSEMRHDMTMEAIRISQARAALSEFGAPPANAKGGAKAGKGAHRAGSATTAPKPGVAGPAGVAPTVPPSVPVQPTAPETRDSSVRDAPVRGAGGGDARDAEASGANSWGLAGYRGPSPTGSGGRAAGATGASGASGVSGPSAAESGPAWTPGTPSPYGEPPQGPRPGAGSSGGGGGKRRLTMFLAGVVGVLVVIAAVFYFTDGGSGKKDDEAAKSPSPTASADTDLPPGVKCSGASCTGKDAEAMGCSGDLVTTAATATVGTAVVEVRYSKTCGAAWGRVTQAAQGDEVAVTAGKAKETGSITVAGDTIAYTPMVAVKDAGEAIACATLAAGPEGCTQ
- a CDS encoding protein kinase domain-containing protein, yielding MTEPYAVPVPRGYRVGEWEVREPIATGAFGSVYEARRTGDAEDLPRTAALKFLPTGTGTPRQLTHLRELVEREVELHRRLKQPRLIRMYDTLVVDDPARPPLDGATVLVLEKAEGSLATLLAADPRPAAGPVLLAQICEGLAQLHHAGWVHGDLKPANVLLMADGSARLADFNMAAELEGTHAYTPAFSTPDYTPPELLWSEIGERGRRIRPSADVWAFGVLAHLLLTGSFPLPGGTPTARRDAAAAYARGTDDLRLSPELPDVWREIVRDCLTRTHEDRVGTQDLLRRVEAAAGTGRSPRLPRALLSRRRSRRTSALAAASAVIAVSALGYGISSWADGGGSGGTPGGENTKVTAATYGAAELRTDKGVPVSYRRLIVDSAHDCVRPQVTPALIAALLKAESNFDPDLSDPSAGKEGEYGIARWTPSLLRWWIRSDGVPAEATPRPPLTPAESIPAVGRYLCYMEPLLHKTGLSGDRQVLLAAAYRTSTKVVNNAGGVPPKYSDYATRVAHYLKEYTPPGKK
- a CDS encoding malate dehydrogenase, with the protein product MTRTPVNVTVTGAAGQIGYALLFRIASGQLLGADVPVRLRLLEITPALKAAEGTAMELDDCAFPLLEGIDISDDPNVAFDGANVALLVGARPRTKGMERGDLLEANGGIFKPQGKAINDHAADDIKVLVVGNPANTNALIAQAAAPDVPAERFTAMTRLDHNRALTQLAKKTGSTVADIKRLTIWGNHSATQYPDIFHASIAGKNAAEVVNDEKWLAEDFIPTVAKRGAAIIEARGASSAASAANAAIDHVHTWVNGTADGDWVSMGIPSDGSYGVPEGLISSFPVTTKDGRYEIVQGLEINEFSRTRIDASVAELAEEREAVRSLGLI
- a CDS encoding DUF3017 domain-containing protein yields the protein MQDAEETGPTEDVEEIEVRDPVSAPDAEGRPRRTTRRFPLFTRDTARPEGGGRAASGDLPAPARQWPILVVLGLVGVGLLVTALDEFRVGTVLIGSALLAGAVMRWLLPSVGMLAVRSRFTDMVTYGVLGLAIVLLALMAQPNPLLTVPFLKDALHFTVEN
- a CDS encoding bifunctional methylenetetrahydrofolate dehydrogenase/methenyltetrahydrofolate cyclohydrolase, giving the protein MTAQILDGKATAAAIKSDLTARVAALKEKGVTPGLGTILVGDDPGSQKYVAGKHRDCAQVGIASIQRELPATATQEEIEAVVRELNEDPACTGYIVQLPLPKGIDENRILELMDPDKDADGLHPMNLGRLVLNEPAPLPCTPNGVLTLLRQYGVEIKGAEVVVVGRGVTIGRPMPLLLTRRSENATVTQCHTGTRDLASHLRRADIIVAAAGSAHLVRPEDVKPGAAVLDVGVSRGADGKIVGDVHPGVAEVAGFISPNPGGVGPMTRAQLLVNVVEAAERSVG